One window of Microcoleus vaginatus PCC 9802 genomic DNA carries:
- a CDS encoding glycosyltransferase family 39 protein, translating to MKEVIKNLSEFRKRRIAPLLLSILWLCAIAWVGFLWNLGNIGLVDETEPLFAEAARQMTVRGDWITPYFNGETRFDKPPLIYWLMAVAYRTLGVNEWAVRLPSALCAIGLTCLGFYTLSKEEGRRKKEEGRQNEEEAKSPPSDTPRLGHSPNLPIFFSTPWIGAALIALNPQTIAWGRTGVSDMLLVGCMCSALLAFFLGYTLEEQREKAELSPLSASRFPNKWYLTFYVLIALAILAKGPVGIVVPALIVGSFGLYLGNFRQLWREMRPVSGILIILAIALPWYILVILDNGQTYIDSFFGYHNFQRFTGVVNKHSAPWYFYFFVVLVGFAPWSIYLPVAIARTRFWQRSYWRRQPRSAQLSLFALFWFGCIFGFFTIAVTKLPSYVLPLIPAAAILVTLLWSDIIAGNEPENRRIKLEKKPNSLPRGLLATYIFNVVFLLIIAGATFYCYNWLGDDPAMPNFPQAIQQSGLLIVGGTIWIITAVAIALLLWKRQQRWILVANLIGLVAFIIFGLTPAYKVVDINRQLPLRQLAQVAVQQKLPGEEFIMVGFWKPSLVFYTQEPVTYYRSVTKAIDYIKESKNPTSPSILLLGYPEKFVQLGLQPNQYQLLDSRGAYQLARVPRQAFR from the coding sequence TATCGATTTTATGGCTGTGCGCGATCGCCTGGGTAGGTTTCTTGTGGAATCTCGGCAACATCGGTTTAGTTGACGAAACCGAACCGTTGTTTGCCGAAGCCGCCCGTCAAATGACGGTGAGAGGAGATTGGATCACTCCTTATTTCAACGGCGAAACCAGGTTTGACAAGCCGCCGTTGATTTACTGGCTGATGGCGGTGGCTTACCGCACTCTGGGCGTTAACGAATGGGCCGTGCGTCTTCCCTCGGCTTTGTGCGCGATCGGTCTGACTTGCCTCGGATTTTATACCTTATCGAAGGAAGAAGGAAGAAGGAAGAAGGAAGAAGGAAGACAGAATGAGGAAGAAGCAAAGTCTCCCCCCTCGGACACTCCCCGCCTCGGACACTCCCCCAATCTTCCAATCTTTTTTTCTACTCCTTGGATTGGTGCGGCCCTAATAGCTTTAAATCCCCAAACTATTGCCTGGGGACGGACTGGCGTTTCAGATATGCTATTAGTCGGTTGTATGTGTTCGGCACTACTCGCATTTTTTCTCGGTTACACTCTAGAAGAACAGAGAGAAAAAGCAGAACTTTCCCCCCTTTCCGCTTCCCGATTTCCCAATAAGTGGTATCTGACTTTTTACGTACTAATTGCCTTAGCAATTCTGGCTAAGGGGCCTGTGGGAATTGTCGTGCCAGCGCTGATTGTTGGCAGCTTCGGGCTTTATTTGGGAAATTTTCGGCAACTTTGGCGCGAAATGCGTCCGGTGTCGGGAATCTTGATTATTCTGGCGATCGCCTTGCCTTGGTACATTTTGGTTATTTTAGACAACGGTCAAACTTATATTGACAGCTTTTTCGGCTATCACAATTTCCAGCGTTTTACTGGAGTAGTCAACAAGCACTCGGCGCCTTGGTATTTTTACTTTTTTGTAGTGCTAGTTGGTTTTGCACCTTGGTCGATTTATTTGCCCGTGGCGATCGCCCGTACCCGTTTTTGGCAGCGCAGTTACTGGCGTCGTCAACCGCGATCGGCTCAGTTGAGTTTATTCGCCCTATTTTGGTTCGGCTGCATCTTTGGCTTTTTCACGATCGCCGTGACCAAATTGCCCAGTTATGTATTGCCTTTAATCCCCGCCGCTGCGATTTTGGTAACGCTGCTGTGGAGCGATATTATTGCAGGTAACGAACCTGAAAACAGGCGGATAAAGTTAGAAAAAAAACCGAATTCTTTACCGCGAGGGCTGTTAGCTACATACATTTTCAATGTCGTATTTTTATTAATTATAGCCGGAGCAACTTTCTACTGCTACAACTGGCTCGGAGACGACCCGGCAATGCCCAATTTTCCCCAAGCAATTCAGCAGTCGGGATTGCTGATTGTCGGCGGTACGATTTGGATAATTACAGCGGTGGCGATCGCACTTTTACTCTGGAAGCGGCAACAGCGCTGGATTTTGGTTGCTAACCTCATCGGGTTAGTAGCATTTATCATCTTTGGTCTTACTCCCGCCTACAAAGTGGTCGATATCAACCGCCAGTTACCTCTGAGACAGTTAGCGCAGGTTGCGGTTCAACAAAAACTGCCAGGGGAAGAGTTTATTATGGTTGGTTTCTGGAAACCAAGTCTGGTTTTTTATACCCAAGAGCCGGTGACTTACTACCGATCTGTCACAAAGGCGATCGACTACATTAAGGAATCTAAAAACCCAACTTCTCCCTCTATTTTGTTGCTGGGATATCCAGAGAAATTTGTGCAATTAGGATTGCAGCCAAATCAATATCAATTGTTGGACAGTCGGGGCGCTTACCAACTCGCCAGGGTTCCGAGACAAGCGTTTCGATAG
- a CDS encoding N-acetyltransferase, producing the protein MITTKNLQLLAVERIHIEAFLRSKSELAAILNVIVPNSWPHFPEAFSLPADESSESNPPPTDWRNYFFIYPKNEVLVGNGGFKGPPDESGTIEIGYEIASEYWNRGFATEVAQGMIDYAFAHQEVKAVIAHTLAEKNASNSVFQKVGMKFIAEVDDPEEGKIWRWQISRDEYHPT; encoded by the coding sequence ATGATTACAACTAAGAATCTTCAACTACTTGCCGTCGAAAGGATTCACATAGAAGCTTTCTTACGAAGTAAAAGCGAGCTTGCAGCAATTTTAAATGTCATAGTGCCAAATAGCTGGCCTCATTTCCCGGAAGCATTTTCCCTCCCTGCTGACGAATCTTCCGAATCCAATCCGCCTCCAACTGACTGGCGCAACTACTTCTTTATTTATCCAAAAAATGAAGTGCTTGTCGGCAATGGAGGTTTCAAAGGCCCACCTGATGAGTCAGGGACTATAGAGATAGGTTATGAAATTGCTTCCGAATATTGGAATCGCGGATTTGCAACTGAGGTGGCACAGGGAATGATCGATTATGCTTTCGCTCACCAGGAGGTGAAAGCAGTCATCGCTCACACTTTAGCTGAAAAAAATGCCTCGAATAGCGTGTTCCAAAAAGTGGGAATGAAGTTCATTGCAGAGGTGGACGATCCTGAAGAAGGCAAGATATGGCGATGGCAAATAAGCAGGGATGAATATCATCCGACTTGA
- a CDS encoding type II toxin-antitoxin system Phd/YefM family antitoxin: MIPINEAQQQLQQLIDAVSQSHQPIVIAGQTSNAVLLSESDWASVQETLYLLSVPGMRESIREGLATPIEDCARELEW, translated from the coding sequence ATGATCCCAATCAATGAAGCTCAACAGCAGTTACAGCAGTTGATCGATGCGGTGAGTCAGTCGCACCAACCTATTGTGATTGCAGGACAGACTAGCAATGCAGTGTTATTATCAGAATCTGACTGGGCATCTGTGCAGGAGACACTGTATCTTCTATCAGTCCCAGGGATGCGGGAATCGATTCGGGAAGGACTGGCAACGCCGATCGAGGATTGCGCTAGGGAGTTGGAGTGGTGA
- a CDS encoding Txe/YoeB family addiction module toxin, whose translation MNWNLVYTKQAQKDAKKLASSNLRDKAQELLDIIQTNPFQNPPPYEKLVGDLEGAYSRRINIQHRLVYEVIESENTVKILRMWTHYE comes from the coding sequence GTGAATTGGAATCTGGTATATACCAAACAGGCACAGAAAGATGCCAAAAAGCTCGCTTCTAGCAATTTACGAGACAAAGCGCAAGAGTTACTCGACATTATTCAAACCAATCCGTTTCAGAATCCGCCACCCTACGAGAAATTGGTGGGAGATTTGGAAGGTGCATATTCACGGCGAATCAACATTCAGCATCGTCTGGTGTACGAGGTGATTGAGTCCGAGAATACGGTAAAAATTTTGCGGATGTGGACGCATTATGAGTAG
- a CDS encoding serine/threonine protein kinase gives MDALIGKTLQGGKYTLEQELGRGGFGITFRANHRYLGQPVVIKTLNESLRQQPNFAEFDRKFQDEARRLASCVHPNIVRVSDFFVEDGQPYMVMDYIAGQNLGDVVGSNNPLPENLAILYITQIGAALKVVHQKGLLHRDVKPQNILLRQGTQEVVLIDFGIAREFTPGATQSHTNMVSDGYAPPEQYFAQGKYTPATDVYGMAATLYTLLTAQVPVAAILRTSQPMPSPRDLQPQLSTTVSQAVMRGMTVEAQNRPATVDEWLSLLHGQPHGAASPSTGPTVAVIPGHGPQSPAGSRTAPAVVPSGNNNRKVWWILGFVAIALIVAGLVGIARVFLSRPSSEPAPVAQDDRTSAPVDPDARSSPAQIPAPTPTPAPTPRETPPAAETPAPTPRETPPAAETPAPDAETPTPAPAPTPAPSPEAVEPTPTEKLVDKELPPDRSPAPSEQPGTNYQKTPTIPGYAVGTAESQILSELGEPTDSQARGYWPNTRTALYEILPNRITLGYIYDRDSDQLVQTEGSFAPSVDDLVVRTALNGMVGGASREILQGLGDVQQRRSNRFTFRKGSLEGMIERNERDRIYIGVWDDNLH, from the coding sequence ATGGATGCGCTAATCGGCAAAACTTTACAGGGTGGAAAATATACCCTCGAACAAGAATTGGGCCGCGGCGGCTTTGGAATAACTTTCAGGGCAAATCACCGCTATTTAGGACAGCCTGTAGTCATTAAAACCCTCAACGAATCTCTGCGGCAGCAACCCAATTTTGCTGAGTTCGATCGCAAGTTTCAAGACGAAGCGAGGCGGTTGGCTTCCTGCGTTCATCCGAATATTGTCCGCGTCAGCGATTTCTTTGTGGAAGACGGGCAGCCTTACATGGTGATGGACTACATAGCCGGTCAGAATTTGGGCGATGTAGTCGGTTCAAATAATCCGCTGCCAGAAAATCTTGCAATTCTCTACATCACTCAAATTGGCGCTGCTTTAAAAGTTGTTCATCAAAAGGGTTTGCTGCACCGAGATGTCAAGCCGCAAAACATTCTTTTGCGCCAAGGTACTCAGGAAGTCGTGCTGATTGATTTTGGCATTGCCCGCGAGTTTACTCCCGGTGCAACCCAAAGTCACACTAATATGGTGTCCGACGGCTACGCGCCCCCAGAACAGTATTTCGCCCAAGGAAAATATACGCCCGCCACAGATGTTTATGGTATGGCGGCGACGCTTTACACTTTACTGACAGCACAGGTGCCGGTGGCTGCAATTTTGCGTACCAGCCAGCCGATGCCTTCGCCCCGCGACTTGCAGCCTCAGCTAAGTACGACAGTCAGCCAAGCGGTGATGCGGGGGATGACGGTAGAAGCTCAAAATCGCCCTGCTACCGTGGATGAGTGGCTGTCGCTGCTGCATGGGCAGCCTCATGGTGCAGCGTCGCCGAGTACCGGGCCGACGGTGGCGGTGATTCCGGGACACGGGCCTCAGTCGCCTGCGGGTTCGAGAACAGCGCCTGCTGTGGTGCCTTCAGGGAACAACAACCGCAAGGTTTGGTGGATTTTGGGGTTCGTGGCGATCGCACTTATTGTTGCAGGTTTGGTCGGGATTGCTAGGGTTTTCCTCAGCCGGCCGTCTTCGGAACCCGCACCGGTGGCCCAGGACGATCGCACTTCGGCCCCTGTAGATCCAGACGCGCGCTCAAGCCCCGCACAAATTCCCGCGCCGACACCAACGCCAGCGCCGACTCCCAGAGAAACTCCGCCGGCTGCTGAAACTCCAGCGCCGACTCCCAGAGAAACTCCGCCGGCTGCTGAAACTCCAGCGCCGGATGCTGAAACTCCAACACCAGCCCCAGCGCCAACACCAGCGCCTTCTCCGGAGGCTGTCGAACCTACACCAACGGAAAAACTTGTTGACAAAGAGTTGCCGCCAGATCGATCGCCCGCACCTAGCGAACAACCGGGAACCAATTATCAGAAGACTCCCACAATCCCTGGGTATGCCGTTGGTACGGCGGAAAGTCAGATTTTATCGGAATTGGGAGAACCGACTGACTCTCAAGCGCGGGGCTATTGGCCGAATACTCGCACCGCACTTTACGAAATATTGCCGAACCGGATTACTCTCGGCTACATTTACGATCGCGATTCGGACCAGCTAGTACAAACAGAGGGTTCTTTTGCCCCGTCGGTGGACGATTTGGTAGTGCGAACTGCGTTAAACGGGATGGTGGGCGGCGCCAGCAGGGAGATTTTGCAAGGCTTGGGCGACGTGCAGCAGCGCCGGAGTAATCGGTTTACGTTTAGGAAGGGTTCGCTCGAAGGGATGATCGAACGCAATGAGCGCGATCGGATTTACATCGGCGTCTGGGACGACAACTTGCATTAA